A single genomic interval of Streptomyces graminofaciens harbors:
- a CDS encoding ABC transporter substrate-binding protein, producing the protein MDLSRRGFLQAAVLTAAASGLTVACGDDSGSGGTKNGKNLTMWYWGGALSDKVVAEAKTHFSSKIKLTSASIGGDFKQKLTTTLAAGGSSVPDITGIKGEDIASFLPNADRFLDLNDLGFKKISSQYLEWKTKLAQTKDGKQIGFPIDIGPTALFYRADLFDKAGLPTDPAKVAAEAKTWDDYFALGSELKKALAGTFLVNNISSVFNIVVGQGTKRFIDENNHFIGDQDHIRAAWTTAIRPYTLGLDAKINDNTWNAAIGKNLTTELGAAWHALDIESAAPGTKGKWRVCATPGGPANQGGSYLALPKQCRNPEEAFKIISWILSPDNNAKSFTDAAIFPASPASYAMDAMTGPDAFFGGQKIIEVFGPAAEAIPVSYEAPADSAVMAPFMAELSSIEAKGKKPDDAWKDAVSQAKQIARRQGVS; encoded by the coding sequence GTGGACCTTTCTCGTAGAGGCTTCCTCCAGGCCGCCGTACTCACCGCGGCAGCCTCCGGCCTGACCGTCGCCTGTGGCGACGACTCGGGATCCGGCGGTACCAAGAACGGCAAGAACCTCACCATGTGGTACTGGGGCGGCGCCCTCAGCGACAAGGTGGTCGCCGAGGCCAAGACGCACTTCAGCAGCAAGATCAAGCTGACCAGCGCCTCCATCGGCGGCGACTTCAAGCAGAAGCTCACCACCACCCTCGCGGCGGGGGGCAGCTCCGTGCCGGACATCACCGGCATCAAGGGCGAGGACATCGCCTCCTTCCTGCCCAACGCCGACCGCTTCCTCGACCTGAACGACCTGGGCTTCAAGAAGATCTCGTCCCAGTACCTGGAGTGGAAGACCAAGCTCGCCCAGACCAAGGACGGCAAGCAGATCGGGTTCCCGATCGACATCGGTCCCACCGCGCTCTTCTACCGCGCGGACCTGTTCGACAAGGCGGGGCTGCCCACCGACCCGGCCAAGGTCGCCGCCGAGGCCAAGACCTGGGACGACTACTTCGCGCTCGGCTCGGAGTTGAAGAAGGCGCTGGCCGGCACCTTCCTGGTCAACAACATCAGCTCGGTGTTCAACATCGTGGTGGGCCAGGGCACCAAGCGGTTCATCGACGAGAACAACCACTTCATCGGCGACCAGGACCACATCCGCGCCGCGTGGACCACGGCGATCCGCCCCTACACGCTCGGCCTCGACGCCAAGATCAACGACAACACCTGGAACGCCGCCATCGGCAAGAACCTGACCACCGAACTCGGCGCCGCCTGGCACGCGCTGGACATCGAGTCGGCGGCCCCGGGCACCAAGGGCAAGTGGCGGGTCTGTGCGACGCCCGGCGGACCGGCCAACCAGGGCGGCTCCTACCTGGCCCTGCCCAAGCAGTGCCGCAACCCCGAAGAGGCATTCAAGATCATCAGCTGGATCCTCAGCCCGGACAACAACGCCAAGAGCTTCACCGACGCCGCCATCTTCCCCGCCTCCCCGGCCTCGTACGCGATGGACGCCATGACGGGCCCCGACGCCTTCTTCGGCGGACAGAAGATCATCGAGGTCTTCGGACCCGCCGCCGAGGCCATACCCGTGAGCTACGAGGCCCCCGCCGACTCCGCGGTCATGGCTCCCTTCATGGCCGAGCTGAGCAGCATCGAGGCCAAGGGCAAGAAGCCCGACGACGCCTGGAAGGACGCGGTCTCCCAGGCCAAGCAGATCGCCAGGCGACAGGGGGTGAGCTGA
- a CDS encoding carbohydrate kinase family protein — MDHDRPDVVLTGLLFYDLVLTGLGRPPTPGEEIWTGGMGCGPGGIANLAVAAARFGLNTSLATVFGDDYYGAYCREVLAGQEGVDLSLSRTADGWHTPVTVSLAQGHDRALVTHGQEPPYSQDTLMGDPPEARTALVHLEAEPRDWLAKAAANGTRIYADVGWDPTQQWSRDLLDQLTLCHAFLPNETEAMAYTRTDSAVAALGTLSELVPVAVVTRGGEGAAGVDQTTGEYADVPALDTDVLDTTGAGDVFGASFVAASLGGWPLEERLRFAVLAAGLSVRHHGGALAAPGWYGVDRWWRSLTDPGLKKAYGFLADRIPADVGPPVHHAPVTPPVRLP; from the coding sequence GTGGACCACGACCGGCCCGATGTGGTGCTGACCGGGCTGCTCTTCTACGACCTCGTCCTCACGGGGCTCGGCAGGCCCCCCACCCCCGGCGAGGAGATCTGGACCGGCGGCATGGGCTGCGGCCCCGGCGGCATCGCGAACCTCGCCGTGGCCGCCGCCCGTTTCGGCCTGAACACCTCTCTGGCCACGGTCTTCGGCGACGACTACTACGGCGCGTACTGCCGTGAGGTCCTCGCCGGTCAGGAGGGCGTCGACCTCTCGCTGTCCCGTACGGCGGACGGCTGGCACACCCCGGTCACCGTCTCTCTCGCGCAAGGTCACGACCGGGCCCTGGTCACCCACGGCCAGGAGCCCCCGTACTCGCAGGACACGCTGATGGGCGACCCGCCCGAGGCGCGCACGGCGCTCGTGCATCTGGAGGCCGAGCCGCGCGACTGGCTCGCCAAGGCCGCCGCGAACGGCACGCGCATCTACGCGGACGTCGGCTGGGACCCCACCCAGCAGTGGTCCCGTGACCTCCTCGACCAGCTGACCCTGTGCCACGCCTTCCTCCCCAACGAGACCGAGGCGATGGCGTACACCCGCACCGACAGCGCCGTCGCCGCGCTCGGCACGCTGAGCGAGCTGGTGCCGGTGGCCGTGGTCACGCGCGGGGGCGAGGGCGCGGCCGGCGTCGACCAGACGACCGGCGAGTACGCTGACGTCCCCGCCCTCGACACCGATGTCCTCGACACGACGGGCGCCGGGGACGTGTTCGGCGCGAGCTTCGTCGCGGCCTCCCTCGGCGGCTGGCCGCTGGAGGAACGGCTGCGGTTCGCCGTCCTGGCCGCAGGTCTGTCGGTGCGGCACCACGGCGGTGCGCTCGCCGCCCCCGGCTGGTACGGCGTCGACCGCTGGTGGCGCTCGCTGACCGACCCCGGCCTGAAGAAGGCCTACGGCTTCCTCGCGGACCGCATCCCGGCCGACGTCGGCCCGCCGGTGCACCACGCCCCGGTCACCCCGCCGGTACGGCTGCCCTGA
- a CDS encoding carbohydrate ABC transporter permease → MLSYWRQYLAISPFYLIFIAFSFFPVFYSLYLAFQRYDGLGTKQFVGLQQFEFLWNDPVFWLSIRNTLVIWVLSTVPTLFGALVLATLLHSVRRFKGFYRIALYVPNVTSIVAVAIFFGAVFSNNFGLVNAILGTVGISPVPWLSNPWLIKLVIGLLMTWMWTGYNMIIYLAGLQAIPQSVYEAAKMDGAGPVRTFFQITIPIMRPIILFTVIVSTINGLQSFSEPQVLFASNAANANLGGPGQAGLTTLLYFYQSSFLDNDYGYGAAIVWAFFVLIIVLVVINWRIVQRGSKS, encoded by the coding sequence GTGCTGTCGTACTGGCGGCAGTACCTGGCGATCTCACCCTTCTACCTGATCTTCATCGCCTTCTCGTTCTTCCCTGTCTTCTATTCGCTGTATCTGGCCTTCCAGCGCTACGACGGCCTGGGCACCAAGCAGTTCGTCGGTCTGCAGCAGTTCGAGTTCCTCTGGAACGACCCGGTCTTCTGGCTGTCGATCCGCAACACCCTGGTGATCTGGGTGCTGTCCACCGTTCCCACGCTGTTCGGCGCCCTGGTGCTGGCGACGCTGCTGCACTCGGTGCGCCGCTTCAAGGGCTTCTACCGCATCGCCCTCTATGTGCCGAACGTGACGTCGATCGTCGCCGTGGCGATCTTCTTCGGCGCGGTGTTCAGCAACAACTTCGGCCTGGTCAACGCGATCCTGGGCACGGTCGGCATCTCACCCGTCCCGTGGCTGAGCAATCCGTGGCTGATCAAACTGGTCATCGGGCTGCTGATGACCTGGATGTGGACCGGCTACAACATGATCATCTATCTGGCCGGACTCCAGGCTATCCCCCAGTCGGTCTACGAGGCTGCCAAGATGGACGGCGCCGGACCGGTGCGGACCTTCTTCCAGATCACCATTCCGATCATGCGGCCGATCATCCTGTTCACCGTCATCGTCTCGACCATCAACGGCCTGCAGAGCTTCAGCGAACCCCAGGTGCTCTTCGCCAGCAACGCCGCCAACGCGAACCTCGGCGGCCCGGGCCAGGCAGGCCTGACCACGCTGCTGTACTTCTACCAGTCGTCCTTCCTCGACAACGACTACGGCTACGGTGCGGCCATCGTGTGGGCCTTCTTCGTACTGATCATCGTGCTCGTCGTCATCAACTGGCGCATCGTGCAGCGAGGGAGTAAGTCATGA
- a CDS encoding carbohydrate ABC transporter permease, protein MTAAATTRPATGARWLRRPKGLTAHIFLILAVLISVFPFVWTIVMATNTTSDIYKSPPKLTFGSHLLENIRHVLDTIDFFGSMLNTVIVACATTVLVLFVDSLAAFAFAKFDFPGRKMLFGTLLVFMMLPLQLAVLPQFILMSEIGWVGMLKALVWPALSNAFGIFWLRQYIENGVPDELLDAARIDGAGFFRQYWNIALPMIRPALSFLAIYAFVNAWNDYVWPLIVLTNPDHVTLQLELAQLNVGHNTDYSMVMAGVLMASIPLVVVFAVFARGFIAGATEGAVQGS, encoded by the coding sequence ATGACGGCAGCGGCCACGACGCGGCCGGCCACGGGTGCGAGGTGGCTGCGCCGCCCCAAGGGCCTCACCGCGCACATCTTCCTCATCCTGGCCGTCCTGATCTCGGTCTTCCCGTTCGTGTGGACGATCGTGATGGCGACCAACACCACCAGTGACATCTACAAGAGCCCACCGAAGCTGACCTTCGGCTCCCATCTGCTGGAGAACATCCGGCATGTGCTCGACACCATCGACTTCTTCGGGTCGATGCTCAACACGGTCATCGTGGCGTGCGCCACCACCGTCCTGGTGCTGTTCGTCGACTCCCTGGCGGCCTTCGCCTTCGCCAAGTTCGACTTCCCCGGGCGCAAAATGCTCTTCGGCACGCTGCTGGTGTTCATGATGCTGCCGCTCCAGCTGGCCGTCCTGCCGCAGTTCATCCTCATGTCCGAGATCGGCTGGGTCGGCATGCTCAAGGCACTGGTCTGGCCCGCCCTCTCCAACGCCTTCGGCATCTTCTGGCTGCGCCAGTACATCGAGAACGGTGTGCCCGACGAACTGCTCGACGCCGCGCGCATCGACGGCGCCGGTTTCTTCCGTCAGTACTGGAACATCGCACTGCCGATGATCAGGCCCGCGTTGTCCTTCCTGGCCATCTACGCCTTCGTCAATGCCTGGAACGACTACGTCTGGCCGCTCATCGTGCTCACCAACCCCGACCACGTCACGCTCCAGCTGGAGCTCGCCCAGCTCAACGTCGGCCACAACACCGACTACAGCATGGTCATGGCCGGGGTGCTCATGGCGTCCATCCCGCTGGTCGTGGTCTTCGCCGTCTTCGCGCGCGGGTTCATCGCGGGCGCCACCGAAGGCGCCGTACAGGGCAGCTGA
- a CDS encoding DeoR/GlpR family DNA-binding transcription regulator: MLAERRHQLILRALRSGGPAAVTDLSEQLGVSPATIRRDLVRLEEEGLLTRVHGGAVVDEGDQPFAEVAEVRVAEKDAIAATAASMVRDGQSVLLDIGTTAYRLARQLHGRRLTVITSNLVVYEELADDEGIELVLLGGMVRREYRSLVGFLTEDNLRQLHADWLFLGTSGVRPGGQVMDTTVVEVPVKRAMIKASDRVVLLADSAKFPGTGMARVCGPGELDVLVTNGPVDQSTCSSLEEAGVEVVTARGA, translated from the coding sequence GTGCTGGCAGAACGACGACACCAACTCATCCTGCGGGCCCTGCGCTCCGGTGGCCCCGCAGCCGTGACCGATCTCTCCGAGCAGCTGGGTGTGAGCCCCGCCACCATCAGGCGTGACCTGGTCAGGCTGGAGGAGGAGGGGCTGCTCACGCGTGTCCACGGCGGCGCCGTGGTGGACGAGGGCGACCAGCCCTTCGCCGAGGTCGCCGAGGTACGGGTGGCCGAGAAGGACGCCATAGCGGCCACGGCCGCCTCGATGGTCCGCGACGGCCAGTCCGTGCTGCTCGACATCGGCACCACCGCCTACCGCCTGGCCCGGCAGCTGCACGGCCGCCGCCTCACCGTGATCACCAGCAACCTGGTGGTCTACGAGGAGCTGGCCGACGACGAGGGCATCGAGCTGGTGCTGCTCGGCGGTATGGTCCGCCGTGAGTACCGCTCCCTCGTCGGTTTCCTCACCGAGGACAACCTGCGCCAGTTGCACGCCGACTGGCTGTTCCTCGGCACCAGCGGAGTGCGGCCCGGCGGCCAGGTCATGGACACCACCGTCGTCGAGGTCCCCGTCAAACGCGCGATGATCAAGGCGAGCGACAGGGTCGTCCTGCTCGCCGACTCCGCGAAGTTCCCCGGCACGGGGATGGCACGGGTCTGCGGCCCCGGGGAACTCGACGTGCTGGTGACCAACGGGCCCGTGGACCAGTCGACGTGTTCGTCGTTGGAGGAGGCGGGGGTCGAGGTCGTCACCGCGCGAGGCGCGTGA
- a CDS encoding glycoside hydrolase family 2 TIM barrel-domain containing protein, translating to MHRDPLIALRPWEAPEVTSWGRLPMNAVDRRARALSLDGRWRFQLLPSPEREPGPAWSWAELPGSWALHAAEDPPQYTNVRMPWPEFPPDSPAANPTGVYEREVTVPADWAGRRIVLQVGAAESVLLVHVDGRPVGVSKDSHLAAEFDLSEAVRPGEPATVRLTVVKWSDASHIEDQDQWWLGGITRSVLLYATDPLYLADVTVRARLDGDLRVRCQVRHMAGALPDGWYVSGELDGDRFAQDAEFDRVNEEDERVSDFLGEVLLRATARTVRTWTAETPELYDLTVRLHRADGTVADTSHHRVGFREVEIRGRDLLVNGERVYLRGVNRHDFHPLTGRTVSYADMRADLVTLKRFGFNAIRTSHYPSDPALYDLADELGFYVVDEANIESHDHAHEIAEDPRYLGAFVDRVSRMVLRDKNHPSVIIWSLGNESDYGANHDAAAGWLRSHEPTRPVQYEGAAKLDWGATDDASDIACPMYAPIEDCVAHALSGEQTRPLIQCEYSHAMGNSNGTLADMWAAIEATPGLQGGFIWELWDHGILQRVNDGRPAGSGGAGLYDNGVAAPGLRWAYGGDFGESIHDGAFIADGVVFPDRTPKPVMYEHREIAAPVRLSVEGEGAWRVLRVHNKQHFRDLSWLAAEWEFAAADGGSWTLPARLPAVPPGDSAVIDRPEVLDGAGEIWLTLNVTTAADEPWAPRGTEVCHPQVRWYEADADELLVGAEGSSVGHVPPPATDEDGLLLHPLLTAPPTLSLWRAPTDNDVLGGMAERWRELGLDRLRREPVAVERKGSTVRVRARWTTAVGPVEHEQSFTALVDGRILVEETAVLPEELTDVARVGTVFETVAGLDDICWYGQGPWESYPDRAVGAPVGHHSAAVDDLFTPYLRPQESGGRHGVRHFSLSGGEHTVAVRLDEPRQVSVTRFRAEDLAAVAHHDELVPRPGCVVHLDAAHRGLGTASCGPDTASSYLVPSGVHRWSWTLRAL from the coding sequence ATGCATCGCGATCCGCTGATCGCCCTGCGCCCCTGGGAGGCACCTGAGGTGACCTCCTGGGGGCGGCTGCCCATGAACGCCGTCGACCGGCGCGCCCGGGCGCTCTCCCTCGACGGCCGCTGGCGGTTCCAGCTGCTGCCGTCGCCGGAGCGGGAACCCGGCCCCGCCTGGTCCTGGGCCGAACTGCCGGGCTCCTGGGCGTTGCACGCGGCCGAGGACCCGCCGCAGTACACCAACGTCCGCATGCCGTGGCCGGAGTTCCCGCCGGACTCCCCCGCCGCCAACCCGACCGGTGTGTACGAGCGCGAGGTCACCGTTCCCGCCGACTGGGCCGGGCGGCGGATCGTGCTCCAGGTCGGCGCCGCCGAGAGCGTGCTGCTCGTCCATGTGGACGGCCGGCCCGTGGGCGTCTCCAAGGACTCCCACCTGGCCGCCGAGTTCGACCTGTCCGAGGCCGTCCGCCCCGGCGAGCCCGCCACCGTGCGCCTCACGGTGGTGAAGTGGTCCGACGCCTCGCACATCGAGGACCAGGACCAGTGGTGGCTCGGCGGGATCACCCGCTCGGTGCTGCTGTACGCCACCGATCCGCTGTATCTCGCGGACGTGACCGTGCGGGCGCGGCTCGACGGGGATCTGCGGGTGCGGTGCCAGGTACGGCACATGGCCGGGGCGCTGCCCGACGGGTGGTACGTCAGCGGGGAGCTGGACGGCGACCGCTTCGCGCAGGACGCCGAGTTCGACCGCGTCAACGAGGAGGACGAGCGGGTCTCCGACTTCCTGGGCGAGGTCCTGCTGCGTGCCACCGCCCGCACGGTGCGCACCTGGACCGCCGAGACGCCCGAGCTGTACGACCTGACCGTGCGGCTGCACCGCGCCGACGGCACGGTCGCCGACACCTCGCACCACCGGGTCGGCTTCCGCGAGGTCGAGATCCGCGGCCGCGATCTGCTGGTCAACGGGGAGCGGGTCTATCTCCGCGGGGTGAACCGCCATGACTTCCACCCGCTGACCGGCCGGACGGTGTCGTACGCCGACATGCGTGCCGACCTGGTCACCCTCAAACGCTTCGGCTTCAACGCGATCCGCACCTCCCACTACCCGAGCGACCCGGCCCTGTACGACCTCGCCGACGAGCTGGGTTTCTACGTCGTGGACGAGGCGAACATCGAGTCGCACGACCACGCCCACGAGATCGCCGAGGACCCTCGCTATCTGGGCGCCTTCGTGGACCGGGTCTCCCGTATGGTCCTGCGCGACAAGAACCACCCGTCGGTGATCATCTGGTCGCTGGGCAACGAGTCCGACTACGGGGCGAACCACGACGCGGCGGCGGGCTGGCTGCGCAGCCACGAACCGACGCGGCCGGTGCAGTACGAGGGCGCGGCCAAGCTGGACTGGGGGGCCACGGACGACGCCTCCGACATCGCGTGCCCGATGTACGCGCCGATCGAGGACTGTGTCGCGCACGCGCTCTCCGGTGAGCAGACCCGGCCGCTGATCCAGTGCGAGTACTCGCACGCCATGGGCAACAGCAACGGCACACTGGCCGACATGTGGGCCGCCATCGAGGCGACCCCAGGTCTTCAGGGCGGGTTCATCTGGGAGTTGTGGGACCACGGCATTCTCCAGCGTGTGAACGACGGACGACCGGCCGGGAGTGGGGGGGCCGGACTGTATGACAACGGTGTCGCCGCACCCGGTCTGCGCTGGGCGTACGGCGGCGACTTCGGCGAGAGCATCCACGACGGCGCGTTCATCGCCGACGGGGTGGTCTTCCCCGACCGCACCCCCAAGCCCGTGATGTACGAGCACCGGGAGATCGCCGCCCCGGTACGGCTCTCCGTGGAGGGCGAGGGCGCCTGGCGGGTCCTGCGAGTGCACAACAAGCAGCACTTCCGCGATCTGTCGTGGCTCGCGGCCGAGTGGGAGTTCGCGGCGGCCGACGGCGGCAGCTGGACGCTCCCGGCGCGGCTGCCCGCCGTACCGCCCGGTGACTCCGCGGTGATCGACCGCCCCGAGGTGCTCGACGGGGCCGGCGAGATCTGGCTGACCCTGAACGTGACGACGGCCGCCGACGAGCCCTGGGCGCCGCGCGGCACCGAGGTGTGCCATCCGCAGGTGCGCTGGTACGAGGCCGACGCGGACGAACTCCTCGTCGGCGCCGAGGGCTCGTCGGTGGGCCACGTCCCCCCGCCGGCGACGGACGAGGACGGCCTGCTGCTGCACCCCCTGCTCACCGCCCCGCCGACGCTGTCCCTGTGGCGGGCCCCCACCGACAACGACGTCCTCGGCGGCATGGCCGAACGCTGGCGCGAGCTGGGCCTGGACCGCCTGCGACGCGAGCCGGTGGCCGTGGAACGCAAGGGCTCGACGGTGCGGGTGCGTGCGCGCTGGACCACGGCCGTCGGCCCGGTGGAGCACGAGCAGTCGTTCACGGCGCTGGTCGACGGCCGGATCCTCGTCGAGGAGACGGCGGTGCTGCCGGAGGAGCTGACGGATGTGGCCCGCGTCGGCACGGTGTTCGAGACCGTGGCCGGGCTCGACGACATCTGCTGGTACGGGCAGGGCCCCTGGGAGAGCTATCCGGACCGGGCCGTCGGGGCGCCCGTCGGCCATCACTCGGCCGCCGTCGACGACCTGTTCACGCCGTATCTGCGCCCGCAGGAGAGCGGGGGCCGCCACGGCGTGAGGCACTTCTCCCTCAGCGGCGGCGAACACACCGTCGCCGTACGGCTGGACGAGCCCCGCCAGGTTTCCGTGACCCGCTTCCGCGCCGAGGACCTCGCTGCCGTGGCGCACCACGACGAGCTGGTGCCCCGGCCGGGGTGCGTGGTGCATCTCGACGCGGCGCACCGGGGGCTGGGCACGGCGTCGTGCGGGCCCGACACCGCGTCCTCGTATCTCGTCCCGTCGGGTGTCCACCGCTGGTCGTGGACGCTGCGGGCGCTCTGA
- a CDS encoding alkaline phosphatase family protein: protein MDAVGGGRPGRGKVLVVGMDGLRFDRLTRSPSTAPVLHGLMAAGAHGTSLLPYGEVDGQAENGPSTSMAYTDSGPGWSSVLTGVWPDRHGVTGNDFKGSDYTRYPDFLSRAVTARPGLRTAAAVSWPTLVRRGALGRAIGRRVRHNGERRGYETADRLVARTALRWLTKDDPDVVFVYFGATDEAGHATGPLSPAYDQALLTQDAHLGRLLDAIDARRSDPARADERWTVLVTTDHGHLDTGGHGGDTRAEREVFVVLHEPGMPGGTRLDTPRLIDIAPTVLDRLGIPVAPAWGLQGRILSKGAIR, encoded by the coding sequence ATGGATGCCGTCGGCGGAGGACGGCCGGGGCGCGGCAAGGTGCTCGTGGTGGGTATGGACGGGTTGCGCTTCGACCGGCTGACCCGCTCGCCGTCCACGGCCCCCGTGCTGCACGGCCTGATGGCCGCGGGTGCCCACGGCACCAGCCTGCTGCCCTACGGCGAGGTGGACGGTCAGGCCGAGAACGGACCGTCCACGAGCATGGCCTACACCGACTCCGGCCCCGGCTGGTCGAGCGTGCTGACCGGGGTGTGGCCCGACCGGCACGGGGTGACCGGCAACGACTTCAAGGGGTCCGACTACACCCGCTACCCCGACTTCCTCAGCCGGGCCGTCACCGCGCGGCCCGGTCTGCGCACCGCGGCCGCGGTGTCCTGGCCGACGCTGGTCCGCCGCGGCGCCCTCGGCCGCGCCATCGGCCGGCGGGTGCGCCACAACGGCGAGCGTCGCGGCTACGAGACCGCGGACCGCCTCGTCGCCCGGACCGCCCTGCGCTGGCTCACCAAGGACGACCCGGACGTCGTGTTCGTGTACTTCGGCGCCACCGACGAGGCCGGCCACGCCACGGGCCCCCTCAGCCCCGCCTACGACCAGGCCCTCCTCACCCAGGACGCCCACCTGGGGCGGCTGCTGGACGCCATCGACGCCCGGCGCTCCGACCCCGCCCGGGCGGACGAGCGCTGGACCGTGCTGGTCACCACGGACCACGGACATCTCGACACCGGCGGCCACGGGGGCGACACGCGTGCCGAGCGGGAGGTCTTCGTCGTGCTCCACGAGCCCGGAATGCCCGGCGGCACCCGGCTGGACACACCCCGCCTCATCGACATCGCCCCCACGGTCCTGGACCGTCTCGGCATCCCCGTCGCCCCCGCCTGGGGCCTCCAGGGGCGCATCCTCAGTAAGGGAGCCATTCGCTGA
- a CDS encoding 6-phospho-beta-glucosidase, whose translation MKLTILGGGGFRVPLVYGALLGDRAEGRVTQVVLHDLDGDRLSAVTRVLAEQAAGVPDAPEVTATTDLDEALKGADFIFSAIRVGGLEGRANDERVALAEGVLGQETVGAGGIAYGLRTVPVAVDIARRVARLAPDAWLINFTNPAGLVTEAMSRHLGDRVIGICDSPVGLGRRIARVLGANPREAWIDYVGLNHLGWVRGLRVAGRDELPRLLADRDLLGSFEEGKLFGVDWLQSLGAIPNEYLHYYYFNREAVRAYQAADKTRGAFLKDQQAHFYEEMRRPDAHALKAWDRTRAEREATYMSENRETAGAGERDADDLSGGYEKVALALMRAIARDERTTLILNVRNKGALAVLDGEAVIEVPCLVDANGAHPVAVDPLPDHATGLVCAVKGVEREVLAAAESGSRTTAVKAFALHPLVDSVNVARRLVEGYAEVHPGLAYLR comes from the coding sequence GTGAAGCTGACGATTCTGGGCGGCGGAGGATTCCGGGTGCCGCTCGTGTACGGGGCGCTCCTCGGGGACAGGGCCGAGGGCCGGGTCACCCAGGTCGTGCTGCACGACCTGGACGGGGACCGGCTCTCCGCCGTGACCCGGGTCCTCGCCGAGCAGGCGGCGGGTGTGCCCGACGCCCCCGAGGTGACCGCCACGACCGACCTCGACGAGGCCCTCAAGGGTGCCGACTTCATCTTCTCCGCGATCCGCGTCGGCGGCCTGGAGGGCCGGGCGAACGACGAGCGCGTGGCCCTCGCCGAGGGCGTCCTCGGCCAGGAGACCGTCGGCGCCGGCGGCATCGCGTACGGCCTGCGCACGGTCCCCGTGGCCGTCGACATCGCCCGGCGCGTGGCCCGCCTCGCCCCCGACGCCTGGCTGATCAACTTCACCAACCCGGCCGGCCTGGTCACCGAGGCGATGTCCCGCCACCTCGGCGACCGCGTCATCGGCATCTGCGACTCACCCGTCGGCCTCGGCCGCCGTATCGCCCGGGTACTGGGAGCGAACCCGCGCGAGGCCTGGATCGACTACGTCGGCCTCAACCACCTCGGCTGGGTCCGCGGCCTGCGCGTCGCGGGCCGCGACGAACTCCCGCGCCTCCTCGCCGACCGCGACCTGCTCGGCTCCTTCGAGGAGGGCAAGCTCTTCGGCGTGGACTGGCTCCAGTCCCTCGGCGCCATCCCGAACGAATACCTGCACTACTACTACTTCAACCGTGAGGCCGTCCGCGCCTACCAGGCGGCCGACAAGACCCGCGGCGCCTTCCTCAAGGACCAGCAGGCCCACTTCTACGAGGAGATGCGCCGCCCGGACGCCCACGCCCTGAAGGCCTGGGACCGCACCCGCGCCGAGCGCGAGGCCACGTACATGTCGGAGAACCGGGAGACGGCAGGCGCGGGCGAACGCGACGCCGACGACCTCTCCGGCGGCTACGAGAAGGTCGCCCTCGCCCTGATGCGGGCCATCGCCCGCGACGAGCGCACCACCCTGATCCTCAACGTCCGCAACAAGGGCGCCCTCGCGGTCCTCGACGGCGAGGCCGTCATCGAGGTGCCCTGCCTCGTCGACGCCAACGGCGCCCACCCGGTCGCCGTCGACCCGCTGCCCGACCACGCCACCGGCCTGGTCTGCGCGGTGAAGGGCGTCGAGCGCGAGGTCCTGGCCGCCGCCGAGTCCGGCTCCCGCACGACCGCGGTCAAGGCCTTCGCCCTGCATCCGCTGGTGGACTCGGTGAACGTGGCCCGCAGGCTGGTGGAGGGCTACGCAGAGGTTCACCCCGGCCTGGCGTACCTTAGGTAG